The region tcttgcatgtcaggattagaaaaatccgggaaaagtacctctcccgacaacgagactcgttcccgatttacaagattaatttttaaaatgtttttttcgacgatccaaccgtacggatgttaagatatatcaattttagtcatatgaaaaaattatcaaaaaatttgaaattcatcttgcatgtcaggattagaaaaatccgctaaaagtacccctcctaacaacgagactcgttctcgatttacaagattaatttttaaaatgattttttcaatgatccaaccgcacggatgttaatatatatcaattttagtcatatgaaaaaattattaaaaaatttaaaattcatcttgcacgtcaagattagaaaaattcCGTAAAAGTACTCCTCCGAACAACGAGACTCGctcccgatttactagattaatttttaaaatgattttttcgacgatccgaccgtacggatgttaagatatatcaattttagtcatatgaaaaaattattgagATATTTTCCTATCAACAtagtaattttttaaaataatattttcgaAGATCCAATTGTATTGTGATATATCGATTGtaatcatataaaaaaattatttaaaaaattttaaatttatcttgtataattttataatgaaaatcaaatagaagtgcaattccaaaaattaagactctttcttgattaaataattaatttcttaaaaaatatttttaggatCATCTTGCACaatgttaatatatattaactttagttatgtagaaaaataatttaaaattttcaaatttgtttcaaatgattttatatataaaattatgtgaaattatttaaaataaaaattattctGTTAATATAGAGTAAAAAAATAagtatttaattataatatataattaagaaaaataatttatgattttttcatttttcacAAAATTTTTTATTTCCCCCCTTTAATTTTCATTTCCCTCTCCCTTCTAATTTTCATTTCCCCCCTTACCTCTACCCTTCCCCTTTGTTAGATCTGATCGGTTCTCTCTCTCCCTACTCTTCCATCTCTCTCCCACGACTCTTCTCTCTCCTCTATCCACCTTCTACCTGGTTTAGGTTTTTGAGTTTTCAAACCCTAACCATCTCACTCACCCAATCTTGTTTCTCTTTTACAAAATTGCCTCTGAATTCAGCTCAACTATTAAGATTCAGTTCAAGGTTAGGTTCTATATTTGTTGTGCTTAATTTACTCCATGGGTTTCGTCTTTTGAGGCCTTGGAGAAGAAAGAGACGGAGATTTTCCCTGTGTCCGAGATGGTACAAGTAATATTCTCAAGCACAATAAGATTCTGGTTCCAATTAGACGGAGATTATCCCCAAGCCCTTAATGCTGCTCTTAATCCCCAAGCCATGGCTTCTCTCCAACAAGCACAGGTCCTCtttccatctctctctctcactctctcccTCTCCACCCTCTCTACTTTCTCCCTACCCCTCTCCACCCCTCACGTATGTTGTGACTGTAGCTGTTTACACGCCCCCTGTTTACATGCCCCCTGTTTACACGCCCCCAAATCCAAGCGGTTTTATTTAATTTATGttttcctataaattcataaacgGGGGCTATGACAGACGAAAGGTTGCCGCCTATTAGTCTACTGCTACCCCTGGGTTTTAACAAAACTTTTGAGGTGGATCAAAATCAATCAGCGGGGTTTTTAAGATGTTTGGAAGAGCCCCAAAGAAGAGTAACAACACCAAGTATTATGAAGTTTTGGGCATTTTCAAGAATGTCACACAAGATGAGTTGAAGAAGGCTTATCGCAAGGCTGCTATCAAGAATCATCCTGATAAAGGCGGCGATTCTGATAAGGTAATCTGTTTCGAGAGAGTTTGTGTAAGAGAGTGggtattgtgtgtgtgtgtgtgtgtgtgtgttatatATAGAGAGAGGTTCATTTCAGAAAACATGTATGCTTCTTTTATGCGCAGTGTGGGTGTTTGTGCAATTATATGCTTGGTTGGAATGGAAGATTAATTAGCTTTTAGTGATAAATTAGAAGCATGATTATCTTTTGGAATTAAATTAACATGTATGTGCTACATGGTTGTTTTGTATGCTTACTATTACGATTTTCTCATTATTTCGAAAAGCATATCATGTTGTCATTCCCTTAGATTATAGTAACTCGGGTTTATTCATAATACGTTGCTTCTCTTTTTTCAATTTTAGGAGTTTTCTCTATTTTGGCATGTGTGTGTATGTGCGTAATTGggtaattaatattaaattacaTGTCTGATATTTTGTTAAGAATAGTTGTTGGTATTGAAGTACCATGACTGTGTTTTACAAATGTTTTCTTTATGCTTATGGTTATGTTGTGAATATTAATAAGGTAATCAGTTAGTTTAATACAAGATACATTGTTGTTCTGTTGCAGTTTAAGGAGATTTCTCATGCCTATGAGGTTCTTAGTGATCCAGAGAAGCGTGAGATATATGATCAATATGGtgaagatgcactcaaggaaGGAATGGGTGGTCCGGGTGAGATGCATGACCCGGTTGAAATGTTCCACTCTTTCTTTAATGGTGCAAGCCCATTTGGTTAGTTGGCATATATCATATAAAATGTTCATGTTCTGTTATTTCTGTTTTGTTTTCCGATTGTATAAGTGCTTTGTTGCTGTTACATTTTTCCGTTGAAGATTTAGTATTAATCGCCTTGTTGTTTATCAGGTCATGGTAACGGTAGGGTGCAGAGACAAAAGAGAGGAGAGGATGTTGTGCATCCCCTTAAGATCTCTCTGGAAGATATGTATAGTGGTACCTCAAAGAAGCTTTCACTTTCCCACAATGTGATTTGCAGCAAATGCAAAGGGTGAGTGTGTTAATTCTGTATTCTCTTGCTTTCATGTATTATTTTTATTTGTCTGCATCTGATATATGTGTATTTTCTATGCCAGTAAGGGATCAAAATCCGGGGCATCCATGAAGTGTTCAGGTTGCCATGGGTCTGGTAGGAAGGTATCCATGAGACAGCTTGGACCTTCTATGTATCAGCAAATGCAGCATCCTTGCGATGAATGCAAAGGATCAGGAGAGAAGATAAGGGACAAGGATCGTTGTTCCCAATGCAAGGGAGAGAAGGTAGTTCAAGAGAAAAAAGTTATGAATGTTATTGTGGATAAGGGTATGAAGAATGGACAGAAGATTACTTATGCTGGTGAAGCTGATGAAGCGGTATGGTGTTGGCTGTTTACACGCCCCCTGTTTACACGCCCCCTGATTAATTTAAAAATGTGATTTTGTTAATGTTATATATGTATCAGCTCTGGAGAAGAGACATCGAGTCCCCTCTGCCTAGAATCGGTTTAATAAGTGAGTATCGATCATACCAACATTGTCAGTATAAATGCATACATAAATATATATCTGTGATGATATATGTGGGTGTGAATATGCAGGGATGAAATTCAACGAATCAAAGCAGCAAATCCAGATATCAGCCACAGAGAAGCATTTAGTGCTGCGGCTAAATGTAAGTATCCCCTTGTTATAAATGAACATCAGGGTTCGGACTTCTTGATACAATGATTAGGCTAATATGAAAAAAGAAATCTCTCTTTTTTACCAATTTCACTTCATCAGTGGGCACATTTTCCACCCATCCATTTTGGTCTCATGACTGCTGATCAAACTACTGCCAAGAAGATCTTGAGTTTTAGGTTGTGTTGAACATTGCaacctttatattattatttttagcTTGGAGAGCAATGTCGGTTTAGAATAGTGATAATATTTACTGTTTTCCCAATACTGCAACTTTCTGATGATGGTTGATTGAAATTTAAGTTTAAGAACAGTCTTAATTCTTTATGATTGAGATTCTGTTTCAGGAATTTGAGCCACCTGTACCTGTTCATCCTGAGGTAGACCCAAAAACAGTAGCTTAAGTTATTCTGGGGGGAGGTGCTGGAACTTGTCTGTTTCCACGGACTAGCAGAAGAGCTAAACCAGCTGTAAGTGATTATTTCATGTGTGTTTGTGAAATAGTTTTTCCTGTGGTTGCTTATTATACATTGAGTTTCTTTTAGGAAGTATGTATTATTTGAAATGCAGAAATTGTTTCACATGGAAGTAATTATGAAGATTATATGTAATGTTTGGTGAGGTAGCAGAGAGTTACAAAGATTTTGCAGCTAGCCTTCCTGAAGATGAGTGCCGGTTATGCGGTTTATGACTATGATTTTGTGACCTTAGAGAATTAGCACAAGAGCAGAATTTTATTCATTTCATGGTAAGTACAAAATACAAGGTCTTAATTTTGCTTTATTTGCATTCCATTTCATTAAGTTCATTTATTTCTCATGTGTATATGGTTGCAAAGGTGTCCTGATACTGTAAAAGGTACGGAGCAAAATGATTTACGCAAGCTCTGACAGATTCAAGAGGGAACTCGATGGCATCCAGTTTGAGTTGCAAGCCACTAATCCAATGGGACTTGATGTTTTCAATAGCTGAGCCAATTAAAATGTATAGAGAATCTTTAAGTTATACTTCTAATTCTTGTAGAGAATTTTTGTAttgtaaatttaatttcaattgtgaaataacaattggattgtcataatacaatttaattttaaaattggttTATTTCAAACAatgaaattaaatttataaatagtTGTGTGAAAGCCACTTAAGAAATGATGAAAACCGTTGTATGTCTCACtgcacatattttttttaaaaaactgttgtcttttaATATTTTTTGTAATGTTTTAAATCTTTTACTCCATTGTCTTTTAAAAAAACATTCATAAAAGAAGCTTATAAACGGTTGTTTATGACAATATTGTATAAGGTAACAATAATTGTTTTTCTacaaaaccattgttgttaagttaGATAGACAATAGTTTAATAAAGAAACAGTTGTTTTAAAAAAGTTCCAACAATGGTAAATATAGAGTACCCGTTGTGCCTTCTTGACTGTAACCACTATTAAAAACGGTTGTCTAATTTCTCTTATTACAAGGGTTAAAACAACCGTTGTCTGGTATTCtatcacacgagtgttggatagacaacggaaaCTATACATGTCACACAACGGTGCAAAACTGTTGTATGATTGCAAATATGTTGTAGTGGTAGAACATGTATGTTCTGTAATGTGAATATGTATATTCCGTAAAATAAATGTAATTTGTacaataatatgttttgcaatttTCTTCGCATAAATTTCATGTGTTTTGTATTATTTTCATTAAATAGTGTTAATTATGCAAGATGATTCCCAACATAATATGTTCGGAAATAGTTTACATAATATTTTAATTACATAACGTACATGGATTCCAGCACAACTCCAGAAAAAATAAAGACTACATAGGATAATGagtaatttatatatatacacatacatatataaTGAAATGAGAATATTAAAAGAGAAGTGGAGATTTCTGTATTTGATATTAGCGATTTTTTGAAAAGCTAAAATTTTGAATTTGATAAATTTTACCGTTCTCATTTTAATAAGTTCTTATTTGAGCAAAAgcatgtgtatatatatacatgactataatatcatatttatttaatttcgGATTCGAATATTCCGGATTCCGATAAGAATAATATCCTCTTTATTTCGGATATATATAATATCCATTTTTTTCTCGAATACGAATGCACATATTTCTGACAGATATAGAATTTCCCGAATTTTCTTGACAACCTTACTTTCACTTCCCTCCACTTACATTAAAATTTATTTACCTTCAAATATGTAGAAATTTACTTAACAACCTCATAAACttatataagaataaaaatatttCATTTTGAATATAACTATCAAGTAAAATTGTTATTTTTCCAATTTTTACAACTTATGTTGCTATCTATAGTAATATTGTGTTAGTTTtacatataaaaattattaaataaaattgtaGTTGTAAAGTACTGCACCCCATCGTAGCACCGGAAAACAAGCACTAGTTAGAAtacaattttaaaatatttaagcGGATATAAAAAGTCATGTTACCTGGTTGTAttagtttattaaataaatacaTAAGATTTTTTTCACAATAAAATGAATTAACTTGCAGGTCTGAAGCTGATATTATCAGTGAAATAGTTGAAGAGATTCTGCTGGATATAAATCCTAGGGCTTTAGATGTTGCCAAATATCCAGTTGGGTTAGATTCTCATGTTAAAGGCATAACATCCTTGTTGAGCAGTGATACAAAAGGTGTCACAAAGATTGGTATATATGGTATGGGTGGAGTGGGCAAAACAACTCTTGCGAAAGCTCTTTTTAATGAACTCCTGCTAAGAAACTTTAATGGCAGCAGCTTTCTCGCAAACGTTAGGGAGATTTCGGGGACAATAAAAGGCGTAGAGACTTTGCAAGAGCAACTCATCAATGATGTTCTTAAAAGTAAGAAAAAAGTTACGATTAACAATGTTGACCAAGGAACTAAGTTGATAGCAGCCAGAATTTGTCTAACAAAAGTTCTAATGGTTATTGATGATTTAGACGACAGTAAACAATTTGATTCACTGGTAGGGCCATTTGCTCCCGGGAGTGTAGTTATTTTGACTACAAGGGATGAAGAGATATTGGACAAAATTGAAGTAGAAACCAAATATCGATACAGGGTAAATGAGTTGGATGATGCTGAGGCACTGGAACTGTTTTGCCAACATGCATTTGGGAATACTAAACCAGAGAGCACTTTCATGATATTGTCAAAAGACATTCTACGTCATGCTGGCGGGCTTCCCTTGGCTCTCGAGGTTTTTGGCTCGTATTTGTACAAGAGATCTGAGGTAGGATGGAAATCTTACATTGGGAAACTGCAGCGAATTCCCAACAGCAGTATCCAGCAAAGACTTATAATTAGTCTGGATGCCTTAGAATCGGATGATCCTATGCTGAAAAAAATATTCCTAGATATTGCTTGTTTTTTCATCGGGAAGAAGAAAGAAAGTGTGCTTGAAATAATGGACACTTATTATCCTTACACAGATCATAATATTGATATTCTAAGGAAAAGGTGTTTATTATCGATCAATGACAGAGATGAGTTGAGAATGCATGATCTGCTTCAGGATATGGGAAGAGAAACTGCGCGTAACAATTCTCCTGATGAGCCTGGAAAgcacagtagattgtgggtaaCAAAAGAAATTTACACTGTGCTAAAGAAACACGAGGTAATTCCAATATATGTATATTGAACTCCATGAATGGTTAGGGTATAAATGTATAATATTTATAACATACTATTGAATGTTTAAACTTTGGATCACATcaataatgtgttaatatttaaatttaatatgaTATCATATCAAGTTAATAAACATGCGTAAAAGAAATATGGGGTATAAACTAGTATATATATGTGTGCATAAAATTTCTCATAAGATGAAATTATTTTTAGATCGAGCATAAGCTAACTGTCTCCTCTTTTTTCTCTTGACATATACATGTAGCAATGGTCATTAAACTTTCTTCTTAATATACATGTGTCAGGGAACCAAGTCAATAGAAGTTATCATCCCTCGCTATCTTGAGTCCAACAATCCAATACGGGAAGTATCATTCGATGTGGAAACGTTTAGAAGGATGAGCAAATTAAGATTTCTTCACCTGAAAGACATTAGCCTCACTGGAAACTTTGAAGAGACACTCGAAGATTTGACGTGGCTCTGTTGGGATAGGTGTCCTTTAGAGTGTTTACCTTTTGAATTTTACCCACAAGAACTTGTTACTCTGGAGTTGCCTCGTAGCCGAATGAGAACAATATGGGAGCTAAACATGGTATGCACAGTGAATATGTAATTTTCATACATGATAATTTTATCCAAATTATCATTACTAATTTTTCCCGG is a window of Apium graveolens cultivar Ventura chromosome 11, ASM990537v1, whole genome shotgun sequence DNA encoding:
- the LOC141696853 gene encoding dnaJ protein homolog: MFGRAPKKSNNTKYYEVLGIFKNVTQDELKKAYRKAAIKNHPDKGGDSDKFKEISHAYEVLSDPEKREIYDQYGEDALKEGMGGPGEMHDPVEMFHSFFNGASPFGHGNGRVQRQKRGEDVVHPLKISLEDMYSGTSKKLSLSHNVICSKCKGKGSKSGASMKCSGCHGSGRKVSMRQLGPSMYQQMQHPCDECKGSGEKIRDKDRCSQCKGEKVVQEKKVMNVIVDKGMKNGQKITYAGEADEALWRRDIESPLPRIGLIRMKFNESKQQIQISATEKHLVLRLNEFEPPVPVHPEVDPKTVA